Proteins encoded together in one Planctomyces sp. SH-PL14 window:
- a CDS encoding GNAT family N-acetyltransferase, whose protein sequence is MSPDTPVTSSATALLCPAAILMIRLRPYRPDDGPRLLHLFRDTIRRVNIRDYPASQITAWASDEIDASAWCRRFEDRFVVVAEDSSEPPRVAGFAELEPDGHIDRVYVSADHQRQGVGRAMLQAILAEAERQGLERLFVEASLTALPFFESLGFSTIARQTVECRGERLVNVRMEWLRSETL, encoded by the coding sequence TTGAGTCCCGACACGCCGGTCACCTCGTCCGCCACCGCCCTTCTCTGCCCCGCCGCCATCCTGATGATCCGCCTCCGCCCCTACCGCCCCGATGACGGCCCCCGGTTGCTCCACCTGTTCCGCGACACGATCCGCCGCGTGAACATCCGCGACTATCCCGCCAGCCAGATCACCGCCTGGGCCTCGGACGAGATCGACGCATCGGCATGGTGCCGGCGGTTTGAGGACCGCTTCGTCGTCGTGGCGGAGGACAGTTCCGAGCCGCCGCGCGTGGCAGGCTTCGCCGAGCTGGAGCCCGATGGACACATCGACCGGGTCTACGTCTCGGCGGACCACCAGCGGCAGGGCGTCGGCCGGGCGATGCTGCAAGCGATCCTGGCCGAAGCGGAACGGCAGGGGCTCGAGCGGCTCTTTGTCGAAGCGAGCCTCACCGCGCTCCCGTTCTTCGAATCGCTCGGCTTCTCGACGATCGCCCGGCAGACGGTCGAGTGCCGTGGCGAGCGGCTTGTGAATGTGCGGATGGAGTGGCTTCGCTCCGAAACGTTGTAG
- a CDS encoding M20/M25/M40 family metallo-hydrolase, producing MPLSLRRLLPLTTLTALGLLAGASLLLADATTDSEKRLLDDVRQLASDEWEGRGLGTQGINKAADFIRDQFAAAGLNVTVDDGDAFQEFDVVNGVELEGTNELALVGPDGKATPLKIKGDFEVGSFGDSGTLDTPLVFVGYGIDIEGAYNDYDGIDVKDKVVVLMRRTPQQDAKDGPFSGHGAAQYGALRTKVSNAFRRGAKGIILLNDPHTGRDDAARLQEQLEKARSRIAEAALAFDSTPADKNEEVRKTLAEAAKHYREVKEQVEKNDTDPLMAFGYGGAKPGDSVPIFHLKRSVLDPVLKATLKKTSEEIEAEIDKTGKPLSADLIGWKAVGQVHLKVLRAKIKNVVGVLEPAAGPLAKETIVVGAHYDHLGYGEEGSMLPGSKEIHNGADDNASGTAGLLELVRRLSAERERIPRRIVFIAFTGEERGLLGSAYYVKTPLVPLEDTIAMFNLDMIGRLDADKLTVYGTGTAPVWNALVDEANKSLKFEITKKPEGFGPSDHSSFYAKKIPVMHVFTGLHADYHRPADDWDKLNVPGMRRICDFYEQLILGIARADKRPEYIRIEGNSQLAREGSRPYFGSIPDFNSDAKGYAIQGVAPDSPAEKGGIKAGDVIIGVGKDKVGSLDDFDLALRKFKAGEEVDVTVRRGMEEVTLKVTLAKPRA from the coding sequence ATGCCGTTGTCCCTTCGCCGTCTGCTCCCCCTGACAACCCTGACAGCTCTTGGCCTCCTCGCCGGAGCATCACTCCTCCTGGCAGATGCCACGACCGACTCCGAGAAGCGGCTTCTCGACGACGTCCGCCAGCTCGCCTCCGACGAATGGGAAGGCCGCGGCCTCGGCACCCAGGGGATCAACAAAGCGGCCGACTTCATCCGCGACCAGTTCGCTGCGGCCGGACTCAACGTCACCGTCGACGACGGTGACGCCTTCCAGGAGTTCGACGTCGTCAACGGCGTCGAACTGGAAGGGACCAACGAACTCGCGCTGGTCGGACCGGACGGGAAGGCGACGCCCCTCAAGATCAAAGGGGACTTCGAAGTCGGCTCGTTCGGCGACAGCGGGACACTCGACACGCCCCTCGTCTTCGTCGGCTACGGCATCGACATCGAAGGGGCCTACAACGACTACGACGGCATCGACGTCAAGGACAAGGTCGTCGTCCTGATGCGGCGGACCCCTCAGCAGGACGCCAAGGACGGACCGTTCTCCGGCCACGGCGCCGCCCAGTACGGAGCCCTCCGGACCAAGGTCAGCAACGCCTTCCGCCGCGGGGCCAAGGGGATCATCCTCCTCAACGACCCGCACACCGGTCGCGACGACGCCGCCCGGCTTCAGGAGCAGCTCGAGAAAGCACGCAGCCGCATCGCCGAAGCGGCCCTCGCCTTCGACTCCACGCCCGCGGACAAGAACGAAGAGGTCCGCAAGACCCTCGCCGAAGCAGCCAAGCACTACCGCGAAGTGAAGGAACAGGTCGAGAAGAACGACACCGACCCGCTGATGGCCTTCGGCTACGGCGGCGCGAAGCCGGGGGACTCGGTCCCGATCTTCCACCTCAAGCGCTCCGTCCTCGACCCGGTCCTCAAGGCGACCCTCAAGAAGACCTCTGAGGAGATCGAGGCCGAGATCGACAAGACCGGCAAGCCCCTCTCCGCCGACCTGATCGGCTGGAAAGCGGTCGGCCAGGTTCACCTCAAAGTCCTCCGGGCGAAGATCAAGAACGTCGTCGGCGTCCTCGAACCGGCCGCCGGCCCGCTCGCCAAGGAGACGATCGTCGTCGGAGCCCACTACGATCACCTCGGCTACGGCGAGGAAGGCTCGATGCTGCCGGGCTCGAAGGAAATCCACAACGGGGCGGACGACAACGCCTCGGGGACCGCGGGGCTGTTGGAACTCGTCCGCCGCCTCTCCGCCGAGCGGGAGCGGATCCCGCGACGGATCGTCTTCATCGCCTTCACCGGCGAAGAACGGGGCCTCCTCGGCTCGGCCTACTACGTCAAGACGCCGCTCGTGCCGCTCGAAGACACGATCGCGATGTTCAACCTCGACATGATCGGCCGCCTCGACGCCGACAAGCTCACGGTCTACGGCACCGGAACCGCCCCGGTCTGGAACGCGCTCGTCGACGAAGCGAACAAGTCGCTCAAGTTCGAGATCACGAAGAAGCCCGAAGGGTTCGGCCCGAGCGACCACTCATCGTTCTACGCCAAAAAGATCCCGGTGATGCATGTCTTCACGGGACTGCATGCCGACTACCACCGCCCGGCGGACGACTGGGACAAGCTCAACGTCCCCGGCATGCGGCGGATCTGCGACTTCTACGAGCAGCTCATCCTGGGGATCGCCCGGGCGGACAAGCGGCCGGAGTACATCCGGATCGAAGGGAATTCGCAGCTCGCCCGCGAAGGAAGCCGGCCCTACTTCGGCAGCATCCCGGACTTCAACAGCGATGCGAAGGGGTACGCCATCCAGGGGGTCGCGCCGGACAGCCCGGCCGAGAAGGGTGGGATCAAGGCGGGGGACGTCATCATCGGCGTCGGCAAGGACAAGGTCGGCAGCCTCGACGACTTCGATCTCGCGCTGCGGAAGTTCAAAGCGGGAGAAGAGGTGGACGTCACCGTCCGCCGCGGGATGGAGGAGGTCACGCTGAAGGTGACCCTCGCCAAGCCGCGGGCCTGA
- a CDS encoding alpha-amylase family protein: MTRSLSRRQFLVASGAAGIAGTQGLELFAAAAEVKGAAAPLPSITIPDWVRDVTRMSFLAPGLVPDVARAGVQVVHGNAVWPYYPLRRDRGNLKPEEQTSLRQFVDETHRHGMRLVLGLPPFPSVAAMQAHPEWRVAPEPGEKSLAVVPEEGNLGTRIPCNLGPWGDYLIELCAELMTDYGLDGYSFDGNYAPPLCYCGTCRAAYRAEAGQELPPAVNLDDVAYRRYLVWRGEKLEQHYARLQARLKGLRPDAVIMTWTVNAGRYGHFLHSPRAMPARLNRLIDLPMQEWWLDETNLGMSVIPSFGAEYLACVAGYGPNGCEPYLMSRGNPYSGDSFPAHERMIRSMQVLAHGSTTAHSVGWTNGVEGAAPIFAETKRREPWITRARPLPWCAMLVSEQTRQFYAYRDIAERFLPAPLGAYRAALEDHLPLSLLNDWDVTAESLAKFRVLVLPNAAALSEVQIEAIRRYVTEGGGLVASTESSLCDELGQPRKDFGLADLFGVSYRGRPQTTVGKAPIDPNFAIALDERYWQQRVGAATLAWEAHPLVDFEGLQALVPAKRSRFKGPQVLVSHPEKPEEVAARLIPDGEGGVPMDQAASPAIVARTVGRGRVVYFAAGVDAGLWSYAYPYERILFNRAIEWAAGGPPPIQVTAPRCVGVTFKERDVEGTDSRQLVIHFLNNVQTTAGHGLPGTDVPLREESLPIHGIRVTFRDRASVPRRFHVEPGNIQPRVIHEGDRTTVELPPLDIHCMLIGEPA; this comes from the coding sequence ATGACGCGATCCTTGAGTCGACGGCAGTTTCTCGTTGCGTCCGGCGCGGCCGGGATCGCCGGAACCCAGGGACTCGAATTGTTCGCCGCTGCGGCCGAGGTGAAGGGGGCCGCGGCGCCGCTCCCCTCAATCACGATCCCCGACTGGGTTCGCGACGTCACCCGCATGTCGTTCCTCGCTCCGGGGCTCGTTCCCGACGTCGCCCGCGCCGGCGTTCAGGTCGTCCACGGCAACGCCGTCTGGCCCTACTACCCCCTGCGGCGGGACCGTGGAAACCTCAAGCCAGAAGAACAGACCTCTCTGCGGCAGTTCGTCGACGAAACACACCGCCACGGAATGCGGCTCGTCCTGGGCCTCCCCCCATTCCCCTCCGTCGCGGCGATGCAGGCCCACCCCGAATGGCGGGTCGCGCCGGAGCCCGGCGAAAAGTCACTGGCGGTCGTTCCGGAGGAGGGGAACCTCGGGACCCGGATCCCCTGCAACCTCGGCCCGTGGGGGGACTACCTCATTGAGCTCTGCGCGGAGCTGATGACCGACTACGGCCTCGACGGCTACTCGTTCGACGGCAACTACGCGCCGCCTCTCTGCTACTGCGGGACCTGCCGCGCCGCCTACCGGGCCGAGGCCGGGCAGGAGCTTCCGCCGGCGGTCAATCTCGATGACGTCGCCTATCGCCGCTACCTCGTCTGGCGAGGCGAGAAACTGGAGCAGCACTACGCCCGGCTGCAGGCCCGGCTCAAGGGGCTGCGGCCCGACGCCGTCATCATGACCTGGACCGTCAACGCCGGACGGTACGGGCACTTCCTCCATTCGCCCCGGGCGATGCCGGCGCGGCTCAACCGGCTGATCGACCTGCCGATGCAGGAATGGTGGCTCGACGAAACGAACCTCGGAATGAGTGTCATCCCGTCGTTCGGGGCGGAGTACCTGGCGTGCGTGGCGGGCTACGGTCCCAACGGGTGCGAGCCGTACCTGATGTCGCGGGGCAACCCCTACAGCGGCGACAGTTTTCCGGCCCACGAGCGAATGATCCGCTCGATGCAGGTCCTGGCCCACGGGAGCACGACCGCCCACTCGGTCGGCTGGACGAACGGCGTCGAGGGGGCCGCCCCAATCTTCGCCGAGACGAAACGCCGCGAGCCGTGGATCACCAGGGCCCGACCGCTACCGTGGTGCGCGATGCTCGTCAGCGAGCAGACGCGGCAGTTCTACGCCTACCGGGATATCGCCGAGCGGTTCCTCCCCGCGCCGCTGGGAGCGTACCGCGCGGCGCTCGAAGACCATCTGCCGCTGTCGCTCCTCAACGACTGGGATGTGACGGCCGAATCGCTGGCGAAGTTCCGCGTGCTGGTCCTCCCGAACGCCGCAGCCTTGTCCGAGGTCCAGATCGAAGCGATCCGGAGATACGTGACCGAGGGCGGGGGGCTCGTCGCCTCGACGGAGTCCTCGCTGTGTGACGAACTCGGCCAGCCCCGGAAGGACTTCGGGCTGGCCGATCTCTTCGGTGTCTCGTACCGAGGGCGGCCGCAGACGACGGTGGGGAAGGCGCCGATCGATCCGAACTTCGCCATCGCGCTCGACGAGCGGTACTGGCAGCAGCGAGTCGGTGCCGCGACGCTGGCGTGGGAGGCCCATCCCCTCGTCGACTTCGAAGGACTCCAGGCGCTCGTCCCGGCGAAGCGGTCCCGGTTCAAAGGCCCGCAGGTTCTGGTCAGTCACCCGGAGAAGCCGGAGGAGGTTGCGGCCCGACTGATTCCCGACGGAGAGGGGGGCGTCCCGATGGACCAGGCCGCGTCGCCCGCGATCGTCGCCCGAACCGTCGGACGCGGGCGGGTCGTCTACTTTGCGGCGGGCGTCGATGCGGGGCTGTGGAGCTACGCCTACCCCTACGAGCGGATTCTCTTTAACCGGGCGATCGAATGGGCCGCCGGCGGGCCACCCCCGATCCAGGTCACCGCGCCGCGGTGCGTCGGGGTGACCTTCAAGGAGCGGGATGTCGAGGGAACTGACAGTCGCCAGCTTGTGATCCACTTCCTGAACAACGTGCAGACGACGGCGGGGCACGGCCTTCCGGGGACCGACGTCCCGCTCCGCGAGGAGTCACTCCCGATCCATGGCATCCGCGTCACGTTTCGCGATCGGGCCAGCGTCCCGAGGCGGTTCCACGTCGAGCCAGGGAACATCCAGCCTCGCGTCATCCACGAAGGGGACCGGACCACGGTCGAGCTTCCCCCGCTCGACATCCACTGCATGCTGATCGGCGAGCCAGCCTGA
- a CDS encoding serine/threonine-protein kinase, producing MNVDQVQELIASGGLLTESGLERHRQAWRESGGTDEQGDEFIRSLAAQQILTDFQAAALLAGIPGPYMLGPYRVQSYVAAGRLGNVYRAVHAEFDQPVSLKVFPASLGQNPERVARLGREARVGVLVDNLHVIKTFQVGKVGDVTFIAMEELNGETLQKRLDREGALPIEDACQLIAQAATGLEYLHSQEIIHRDICPANLWITAYGMVKIMEFGAALDALAFLDSLTEETPAEQVQHADPVGTYAYMSAVQARDPNQADVSTDLYSLGCTLYHALAGQVPFPDADPVRQMLRHATETPRPLKLFNPDVPDELQAIVSRLMAKPSEPRFESAAEVSEALAAIHAPEPHSNVPLFKQDFMTWVSTGAELKEDPVEEYEPEFQNFVDWVADQSLPRV from the coding sequence ATGAACGTCGACCAGGTTCAAGAACTGATCGCCTCCGGCGGACTTTTGACCGAGTCCGGTCTCGAGCGACATCGCCAGGCGTGGCGGGAGTCGGGAGGGACGGACGAACAGGGGGATGAGTTCATCCGCTCGCTGGCGGCGCAGCAGATCCTGACCGACTTCCAGGCGGCCGCCCTGCTCGCGGGGATTCCGGGGCCGTACATGCTGGGCCCGTACCGCGTGCAGTCCTATGTGGCGGCGGGGCGGCTGGGGAACGTCTACCGGGCGGTCCATGCGGAGTTCGACCAGCCGGTCAGCCTGAAGGTTTTTCCGGCCTCCCTGGGGCAGAACCCGGAGCGGGTGGCGCGGCTGGGGCGGGAGGCCCGCGTTGGTGTGCTGGTCGACAACCTGCACGTCATCAAGACGTTCCAGGTTGGGAAGGTGGGCGACGTCACGTTCATCGCCATGGAAGAGCTGAACGGCGAGACGCTCCAGAAGCGGCTCGACCGGGAGGGGGCGCTGCCGATCGAGGACGCCTGCCAGCTCATCGCACAGGCGGCGACGGGGCTTGAGTACCTGCACTCGCAGGAGATTATCCATCGCGACATCTGCCCCGCCAACCTGTGGATCACCGCCTACGGGATGGTGAAGATCATGGAGTTCGGGGCGGCCCTCGACGCTCTGGCGTTCCTGGATTCGCTCACGGAGGAGACCCCCGCGGAGCAGGTCCAGCATGCGGATCCGGTCGGGACCTACGCCTATATGTCCGCCGTTCAGGCTCGGGATCCGAACCAGGCGGACGTTTCGACCGATCTCTACAGCCTGGGGTGCACGCTGTACCACGCCTTGGCGGGGCAGGTGCCGTTCCCCGATGCGGATCCGGTGCGGCAGATGCTTCGGCACGCGACGGAGACGCCGCGGCCGCTGAAGCTGTTCAATCCGGACGTTCCCGACGAGCTGCAGGCGATTGTCTCGCGGTTGATGGCCAAGCCGTCCGAGCCTCGATTCGAGTCCGCCGCCGAGGTGTCCGAAGCGCTGGCTGCGATTCACGCTCCCGAGCCGCACTCGAATGTCCCGCTGTTCAAGCAGGACTTTATGACGTGGGTCAGTACGGGAGCGGAGTTGAAGGAGGATCCGGTGGAGGAGTACGAGCCGGAGTTCCAGAATTTTGTGGATTGGGTCGCCGACCAGAGCCTGCCGAGGGTGTAG
- a CDS encoding beta-propeller fold lactonase family protein, whose protein sequence is MVRRIGLGLLLAWCLAISVQEATAGTSNSLMDISTDGKLMACANRDANSLSIIDLSSKKTTHVLPIGLHPEGVTFLGDSHDVAVAVYGDDLIKVVSAETGETKQSIEVFDEPYSVVASKDGATIYATLDYPGKVLAIDAASGKITQEWSAGQFLRGLALGPDGTRLYVTEYYTGIVKAVDTATGQVVEEWVGSAQDNLARQIILHPSRPKAYVPHIRSRITVAQGDGSIFPYISMIDTDSKEESRRRRVQMDSFRGTYVTANPSEVAVSPDGSRLFVVFGGTDDMFVCDVLDDNYREIKFRQLIQLGANPRAVRVSPDGERFYVYNALDYQVVSYDAGSGEPLGKIQTCENPHDEEMWLGKRLFYLAKQPMVGLRWISCSSCHPDGDPDGRTWQQPEGLRQTQPLAGLAWTHPLHWSADRDEVQDFEHTVRGPLMQGRGLVKGRIHDSLANPNSGLSKELDALAVYSNSHQFPLSPYARNGLSAAAKRGQTLFHSEAVGCAKCHSGAFYSDSRPGEKFTMHDVGTGTADKSEKMGTKYDSPTLLGLYRSAPYLHDGTAATLEEVLTTQNAGDRHGKTSQLSKTEVADLVEFLKALPFEDPVPAAKDQGLKQVRK, encoded by the coding sequence ATGGTGCGACGGATTGGCCTCGGTCTTCTTCTGGCCTGGTGTCTGGCGATCTCGGTGCAAGAGGCCACGGCGGGAACGTCGAACAGCCTCATGGACATCTCGACCGACGGGAAGCTGATGGCGTGCGCCAATCGCGACGCCAACAGCCTCTCGATCATCGACCTGTCCTCGAAGAAGACAACTCACGTCCTCCCGATCGGCCTCCATCCCGAAGGAGTGACGTTCCTCGGCGACTCGCACGATGTTGCCGTCGCGGTCTACGGCGACGACCTCATCAAGGTGGTCTCGGCCGAGACGGGCGAGACGAAGCAATCGATCGAAGTCTTCGACGAACCCTACAGCGTCGTGGCCTCGAAGGACGGCGCGACGATCTATGCCACGCTCGACTACCCGGGGAAGGTCCTGGCTATCGACGCGGCGTCCGGGAAGATCACACAGGAGTGGTCCGCCGGCCAGTTCCTCCGCGGGCTCGCCCTCGGTCCGGACGGGACGCGGCTCTACGTCACTGAGTACTACACCGGGATCGTGAAAGCGGTCGACACCGCCACCGGCCAGGTGGTCGAGGAATGGGTCGGCTCCGCGCAGGACAACCTCGCCCGGCAGATCATCCTCCATCCCTCGCGACCCAAGGCATACGTCCCACATATCCGCTCGCGGATCACGGTCGCCCAGGGGGACGGCTCGATCTTTCCATACATCAGCATGATCGACACCGACTCGAAGGAAGAGTCGCGGCGGCGGCGGGTCCAGATGGACTCCTTCCGCGGAACGTATGTGACCGCCAACCCGTCGGAAGTCGCGGTCTCGCCCGACGGCTCGCGGCTCTTCGTCGTGTTCGGCGGAACGGACGACATGTTCGTCTGCGACGTCCTCGACGATAACTACCGCGAGATCAAGTTCCGGCAGCTCATCCAGCTCGGGGCGAATCCCCGCGCAGTCCGCGTCTCGCCCGACGGCGAGCGGTTCTACGTCTACAACGCCCTCGACTATCAGGTCGTCTCCTACGACGCCGGGAGCGGCGAGCCGCTCGGCAAGATTCAGACCTGCGAGAACCCGCACGACGAGGAGATGTGGCTCGGCAAGCGGCTGTTCTATCTCGCGAAGCAGCCAATGGTCGGATTGCGGTGGATCTCCTGCTCGAGCTGCCATCCCGACGGCGACCCCGATGGCCGGACCTGGCAGCAGCCCGAGGGCCTGCGGCAGACGCAGCCCCTCGCCGGCCTCGCCTGGACGCATCCGCTCCACTGGTCGGCGGACCGCGATGAAGTCCAGGACTTCGAACACACCGTCCGCGGACCGCTGATGCAGGGCCGGGGGCTCGTGAAGGGCCGGATCCACGATTCGCTCGCCAATCCGAACAGCGGCCTTTCGAAGGAACTCGACGCCCTCGCGGTCTACTCGAACTCCCACCAGTTCCCGCTGAGCCCGTACGCCAGGAACGGCCTATCGGCCGCCGCGAAGCGTGGTCAGACGCTGTTCCACTCGGAAGCGGTCGGCTGTGCCAAGTGCCACAGCGGCGCGTTCTACAGTGACTCCCGGCCGGGCGAAAAGTTCACGATGCACGACGTCGGGACCGGCACCGCAGACAAGTCCGAGAAGATGGGAACGAAGTACGACAGCCCGACGCTGCTCGGTCTCTATCGCTCCGCCCCGTACCTCCACGATGGCACCGCGGCGACGCTCGAAGAGGTTCTGACGACGCAGAACGCCGGCGACCGCCACGGCAAGACGAGCCAGCTTTCGAAGACAGAAGTCGCCGACCTCGTCGAGTTCCTCAAGGCCCTGCCGTTCGAGGACCCCGTCCCCGCCGCGAAGGACCAGGGACTCAAGCAGGTCCGGAAGTAG
- a CDS encoding glucosamine-6-phosphate isomerase → MDLLTTLPGSLMEHFFPAGWDLKKIDACVDDDPKSITIRQKFWHPKFQPVPCDSIHDFDTLLGHEIALTIKQSRDAGEKLALILPVGPMGMYRWAVYFLTEWGVPCDHVFGFNMDEWSDAQGNTLPSTNPGAFQYAMEQAFYGPLGKLTVPKKQRNFALKKNLPTYADRIGELKSGGAKLGVIFGIGRVCHIAFWEPHFAAEYKTEAEWKQQSYRIGAKLHPLTVEQNAITSFKSRTTLVPAYANTIGPALFLSADKIIGGADGTLGRGMMWQGLSLWMTLRHGPSPWIPSSYMPTQPGRLFFLKELAGPLVAECN, encoded by the coding sequence ATGGATTTGCTGACGACTCTCCCCGGCTCGCTGATGGAACATTTTTTCCCCGCCGGGTGGGATCTCAAGAAGATTGACGCCTGCGTCGACGACGACCCGAAGTCGATCACCATCCGCCAGAAGTTCTGGCATCCCAAGTTCCAGCCGGTCCCCTGCGACTCGATCCACGACTTCGACACGCTACTCGGCCACGAGATCGCCCTCACGATCAAGCAGAGCCGCGACGCCGGCGAGAAGCTGGCCCTGATTCTGCCCGTCGGGCCCATGGGGATGTACCGCTGGGCGGTCTATTTCCTGACCGAGTGGGGTGTGCCATGCGACCACGTCTTCGGCTTCAACATGGATGAGTGGAGCGACGCCCAGGGGAACACTCTGCCGTCGACCAATCCCGGGGCGTTCCAGTACGCGATGGAGCAGGCGTTCTACGGGCCGCTCGGCAAGTTGACCGTCCCCAAGAAGCAGCGGAATTTTGCACTGAAGAAGAATCTGCCGACTTACGCCGACCGGATTGGCGAGTTGAAGTCTGGCGGGGCGAAGCTGGGGGTGATCTTCGGGATCGGGCGGGTCTGTCACATCGCTTTCTGGGAGCCGCACTTTGCGGCGGAATACAAGACCGAGGCGGAGTGGAAGCAGCAGTCGTACCGGATCGGGGCGAAGCTTCATCCGCTGACGGTGGAGCAGAACGCGATTACCAGCTTCAAGAGCCGGACGACGCTTGTTCCGGCATATGCCAACACGATTGGGCCGGCGCTGTTCCTGAGTGCTGATAAGATCATTGGCGGGGCGGACGGGACGCTGGGGCGCGGGATGATGTGGCAGGGTTTGAGCCTGTGGATGACGCTGCGGCACGGTCCGAGTCCGTGGATTCCTTCGAGCTACATGCCGACGCAGCCGGGGCGTTTGTTCTTTTTGAAGGAACTGGCGGGACCGCTTGTGGCCGAGTGCAATTGA
- a CDS encoding VOC family protein, which translates to MPSIQPIVTCLWFDHQAEEAAKFYTAIFPNSRIGRTAHYGEAGKEYHGKEPGSVLTVEFELNGVPFTGLNGGPIFRFNEAISFQVMCDTQEEVDHYWVKLNEDGDPSAQQCGWLKDKFGVSWQIVPKVLPELISGPDPVKSQRAMQAMF; encoded by the coding sequence ATGCCCAGCATTCAGCCCATCGTCACCTGCCTGTGGTTCGATCATCAGGCGGAAGAGGCGGCCAAATTTTATACAGCGATCTTCCCCAACTCGCGGATCGGCCGGACGGCCCACTACGGCGAAGCCGGCAAGGAGTACCACGGAAAGGAGCCGGGCTCGGTGCTGACGGTCGAGTTCGAGCTCAACGGAGTTCCGTTCACGGGACTCAACGGCGGCCCGATCTTCCGATTCAACGAGGCGATCTCGTTCCAGGTGATGTGCGACACGCAGGAGGAAGTCGATCACTACTGGGTGAAGCTCAACGAAGACGGCGACCCGAGTGCCCAGCAGTGCGGCTGGCTGAAAGACAAGTTCGGCGTCTCTTGGCAGATCGTCCCGAAGGTCCTGCCGGAGCTCATCTCCGGACCGGACCCGGTGAAGTCCCAGCGGGCCATGCAGGCGATGTTCTAG